A single genomic interval of Romboutsia ilealis harbors:
- the hpt gene encoding hypoxanthine phosphoribosyltransferase: protein MNIETKKWEVLCSEEQIASRLKELGAEISKDYEGKKLLVVSLLKGSFIFCADLVRNITVPVKIEFMTTSSYGHAEQSTGNVKVVSDINCDLEGYDVLIVDDITDTALTMHHVINHLKSKNPNSVKSCVLLDKPSRRKVELVPDYCGFEIEDKFVVGYGLNYGDYYRNIPYVFNVTNEDR, encoded by the coding sequence ATGAATATAGAAACTAAGAAGTGGGAAGTTTTATGTTCTGAAGAGCAAATAGCATCAAGACTTAAAGAATTAGGAGCTGAAATATCTAAAGACTATGAAGGAAAAAAACTTTTAGTAGTATCTTTATTAAAGGGAAGCTTTATATTCTGTGCAGACTTAGTAAGAAACATAACTGTGCCAGTTAAAATTGAATTTATGACTACTTCAAGTTACGGACATGCAGAACAAAGTACAGGTAATGTAAAAGTAGTATCTGATATTAATTGTGATTTAGAAGGATACGATGTATTAATAGTTGATGATATAACAGATACAGCACTTACAATGCATCATGTTATAAATCATTTAAAATCTAAAAATCCTAACAGTGTAAAATCTTGTGTATTACTTGATAAGCCAAGTAGAAGAAAGGTAGAATTAGTACCTGACTACTGTGGATTTGAAATAGAGGATAAATTTGTTGTAGGATACGGATTAAACTACGGGGACTACTATAGAAATATACCTTATGTATTTAATGTTACAAATGAAGATAGATAA